The following coding sequences lie in one Candidatus Methylomirabilis sp. genomic window:
- a CDS encoding beta-propeller fold lactonase family protein, translating into MRRQIVTLVPWITGLALAVGMTWIGQAHAYEVWVTNQEDHTVTVIDSETNTVLDTITPGGKKPHNIAFSPDGAYAYVANAGSNDVHMIETKTRKVAAAFPAGTKAHGPAVTPDGQQLWVANPGSNDVTVIDLQLRKAIDTIPVGKAPALVVFDPKGASAFVSNGGSGDLSVIDVKSRKIVSTIEAGKGAMGTDITWDGKLLLVTAGDVDRIDVIDAMSHHVKARIPREGEPHGLVLSPDGKRAYTVSRKANVVSVIDCKQLNIIRDIPAGKRIDIITITPDGRRLYVTSRDTNTVIAIDTLTEKIVAEIPVGKDPHGIAVLPASHH; encoded by the coding sequence ATGAGGAGACAGATCGTTACGCTGGTCCCATGGATAACCGGACTGGCCTTAGCAGTAGGAATGACGTGGATCGGCCAGGCTCACGCCTACGAAGTATGGGTGACGAATCAGGAAGACCATACCGTCACCGTGATTGATAGCGAGACCAATACGGTTCTCGATACAATTACCCCCGGCGGCAAGAAGCCCCATAACATCGCCTTTTCGCCTGATGGCGCCTACGCCTATGTCGCGAATGCCGGGTCTAATGACGTACACATGATCGAGACAAAAACGAGAAAGGTAGCTGCGGCATTTCCCGCCGGGACGAAGGCGCATGGCCCTGCTGTCACACCCGATGGGCAGCAGCTCTGGGTGGCGAACCCGGGGTCAAACGATGTGACGGTGATTGATCTTCAACTCCGGAAAGCGATCGACACGATCCCAGTCGGGAAGGCCCCCGCGCTCGTGGTCTTTGATCCGAAAGGCGCGAGCGCCTTTGTGAGCAACGGGGGATCCGGGGATCTTTCCGTGATCGATGTGAAGAGCCGGAAGATCGTCAGCACCATCGAGGCAGGCAAGGGCGCCATGGGGACAGACATCACATGGGACGGGAAGCTCCTGCTGGTTACGGCGGGGGATGTCGATCGAATCGACGTGATTGATGCGATGAGTCACCATGTCAAGGCGAGGATTCCACGGGAGGGTGAACCGCATGGCCTTGTACTGTCGCCTGATGGGAAGCGGGCGTATACCGTGAGCCGCAAGGCGAATGTGGTGTCTGTGATCGATTGCAAACAGCTCAATATTATAAGAGATATCCCAGCAGGCAAGCGGATCGATATCATCACGATCACGCCGGACGGCCGTCGCCTCTATGTGACCAGTCGCGACACCAATACCGTGATTGCCATCGATACGTTGACGGAAAAGATTGTTGCTGAGATTCCGGTAGGAAAAGACCCGCACGGGATCGCTGTGCTTCCTGCGAGTCATCACTGA